Part of the Salvelinus sp. IW2-2015 unplaced genomic scaffold, ASM291031v2 Un_scaffold1865, whole genome shotgun sequence genome is shown below.
TTGCAATGTTCCCACTTGCCTTGATGTTGAATGGGGTCGCGTCCTGGGTCTccctgcacctgagctcaacctcCACCTTCATGGTGTATCTGAAGAACCTTGTGGCCGCTGACCTTCTCATGACCCTGACCATGCCTATTGTGGCGGCCAGTAAACTTCCTACGTCATCTGTGGGGATACGACTGTTCTCCTGTCGCTACTCAGGTGTCATCTTctacacatgcatgtacacaagCATCACTCTACTGGGCCTCATCAGTCTGGACCGCTTCTTCAAGATCGTCAGGCCCTGTGGCAGGTTGTTGGGTCAGAACCTGGTCTTCGGTAAggtactgtctgtctctgtgtgggtggcGCTGTTTGGAGCCACTGCTCTCCCTACCATTATCCTGACCAATCAGGGTGCCAGCAACAAGACGGATGCCTCCTGTATGTCCATGAAGAGCCCAGCCGGGGTCAGACTTCACACAGTGGTGGTTGTGTTCATGGATGTCTTGTTCTGGGCCGTGAGCATACTGGTTGTAGTTTGCTACATGTGCATCACCAACAAGGTCCTCCAGTCCTTCAGAAACTCCGGCAGCGAAAACAGCCAGGGCAAGCAAAAGACAAAGGTCCGTGTCTTTCTGGTTCTGGTCYTGTTCTCTGTGTG
Proteins encoded:
- the LOC112072251 gene encoding P2Y purinoceptor 13-like, yielding MTSNLTSPLFLLDCGSFNYHDLDVVIPCLYFAMFPLALMLNGVASWVSLHLSSTSTFMVYLKNLVAADLLMTLTMPIVAASKLPTSSVGIRLFSCRYSGVIFYTCMYTSITLLGLISLDRFFKIVRPCGRLLGQNLVFGKVLSVSVWVALFGATALPTIILTNQGASNKTDASCMSMKSPAGVRLHTVVVVFMDVLFWAVSILVVVCYMCITNKVLQSFRNSGSENSQGKQKTKVRVFLVLVLFSVCFIPFHIVRIPRTIQQTDNVMGCSQDSINIAQKVTLWLSTVNICLDPLLYFFLCREFREKLMGMLNRGGILHK